Below is a genomic region from Candidatus Zixiibacteriota bacterium.
CGGGCGGCGGCCGTTTCGGCGGGGTACCTTGCGGCCATCCGCCTGGACTCGATATCCATTCTCTGGACCAAGACACCGGACACATCGTCGTGGAACTTCCGGTCGGTCGATCTTCTCCCGGGGTTGTCGGCGCTGGCGGTCGGACTCGATTACGATCCCGTCGGACAAGACCCCACGCGGCATCAGAAAAGCCGCTGCTGGGTGCTCGATGGTGATGGAACTGCCTTATCCACGCTTGAGAGCACGCCCACGACCTGGGGCGCGCGTTTTCCCCAGGTTCGATTCTTGGACGGCGGCCGTCGTTTGCTCTTTGCGGACCGCGACCGCGCCCAATGGGCAACGCTGAACGGGCGTTGAATTGGTCGGGGATGGAACCCCGGCGTTGATTTTTCCCGACAACTGTACCTGTTTTTGGCGAATTTGTGCCGCGCCGCCGCGCGCGGTCGTGGCTCCATTCGTATGACGACCGTTGAACTGACACTCGATGTCGATGCCTGCGCCGAATGTGGGTTGTGTGTGGCGGTTTGCGCGTACGATGCACTGGTTCTGCGCGCGACCGGGTTGGAAATCATCCAGAGCGAATGCGTGCTGTGCGACGCCTGTGTCGTGGCCTGCCCGACGGAGGCGCTGCAGATTGAGTGAACACATGTTCTGCACCCGATCCGCACGGGGCGTATCGACCTCTCCCCCTCGACTCCGCTCGGGGCAGGCCGGGGGGAGAGATCATCTCTCATTCTAATGCACAATGAACCGTCGCTTTGATGTGATCGTCATCGGGGCCGGACCTGCGGGGGGACTGGCGGCGCTGACCGCCGCGCGCGCCGGCTGTCACACGGTCCTCATCGAAAAACACGCCCGAATCGGCGAGCCGCTCTGCTGTGCCGAGGGAATTTCCACCTCGGGTCTGACGGACAACGTGGAGTTGGATCCCACATGGGTCGATGCCACAATCGAGCGATGCTATCTGGAAACTGCCGGTGGAGCGATTCTCGAGTTTTCCCATCCCAAGGCCGGCTTCGTGCTGTCGCGCCGACGGTTCGAACAGGGGCTGGCCGACCGCGCCGCGGCAGCCGGTTGCGAGGTGATGACCAACGCCGAAGCGATCGGCCTGTTGGACGCACGTGACGGGCGCTTCGGCGGTGTTCGTGTGCAAGTCGATGGGCATGCCGTCGATGTGAATGGGGAAGTGATCATTGCCGCCGATGGGATCGAGTCGCTGGTGGCCCGATGGGCGGGGATGGACACAACCCTGTCGGTCGACCATCTCGATTCAGGGGCGCAGTTGCGGTTGGACAACATCCCCGATCTGGATCCCTCACGGATGGAATTCTATTTCGGCACACAGGTCGCGCCGGGGGGATACGCTTGGGTGTTTCCCAAGGGAGATCGTTCCGCCAATGTGGGTCTGGCGTTGGCGCCGTCGGTCGCGCGCGGCCGGAAGGCGATGTCGTTACTGCTGGACTTTGTGAGGCGCCGGATGCGCGGTGCGACGATCGGGGCTTGCCCGCGCATGGTCGGCGGCATTCCCGAGTTTTCCGGGCGGCGATTCATGCTCGCCAACAATGTCTTGGTGACCGGCGATGCGGCCCGCCTGCTTGATTCACTGACCGGGGCGGGAATCGCCAACGCGCTGTCCTCGGGTCGCATGGCGGCGGAGGCGTCCATCGAGTACCTGGCCGATGGGCGTAGTGATCTGCGACTCCTGAGACGATATCCCGAGCGTTGGATGGCCGCACGCGGACGCCAGATGCGGTACTTCCTCTGGGCGCGGCAGATCTTCCTGCGCATGACCGACGCGGACATGGATGCGGCGATCCGGTCGCTGCAAGGGCAGTATCACCAGCAGACGTTCACTCACATCGACCCGATCGAGACGATCAAGCGCGCCCTGCGGGCACGGCCTGCGCTGCTGCGTCTGGCGCGGCATTTGGTGTGGTAGTCGACGCGGGCCGGGCCTCCCCGCTTGAACGCGCAGATAGATCGTCTGCGGACAGGGGGCTTTCAGCCCCCTGATTGTGCGTGCGGCTCGGCTTCCTTCGACTCCGCTCAGGACAAGTCTCTCGCCACAAGCAGAGCACGCACCCTACAGAGTCTTGATGGAGGGACCCGGCTTCGGAAACAAGAAGACCCCGCGAAGGCGGGGTCGGCGAAGTTGAGAAAAAGGTGGTGCGCCGGGCTTACGAAGCCGACGGCGCAGCGGCGGCGTTGACCTTGCGGGCCAGGCGGGACTTGATGCGGGCGGCCTTGTTCTTGTGGATCACGCGCTTGACTGCTGCCTGGTCGGCCACCGAGGCGACCTGCTTCAATGCCTCGCGGCGCGTCTCCGGGGTGGACGCGGACTGGTATTCCTTGACCGCCGCGCGCACGCGCGATTTGACGACGCGATTTCGGCGGTTGCGAGTTTCGCTCTGGCGGTGACGCTTCTCTACGGACAGGTGCTTCGCCACTGATCTTCCTTTCTACTCTACTTACCCATCGGGTCGGTCACTGTCTCTTGTCTGTTGGCCCCGGCGGACCGAGTGCCTATTCTTGGACGGGCCAATATAACGCCCCGATGCCCGGAGAGCAATGCCAAACCCCGACGCCCCAGACAGCCATTCCCCCCCGGCAGGGTCTCCCGACCAAACCGCGCCTGCCCGTCTGGCGCGGCAGACCCAGACAGTGGCNNNNNNNNNNNNNNNNNNNNNNNNNNNNNNNNNNNNNNNNNNNNNNNNNNNNNNNNNNNNNNNNNNNNNNNNNNNNNNNNNNNNNNNNNNNNNNNNNNNNCAATATAACGCCCCGATGCCCGGAGAGCAATGCCAAACCCCGACGCCCCAGACAGCCATTCCCCCCCGGCAGGGTCTCCCGACCAAACCGCGCCTGCCCGTCTGGCGCGGCAGACCCAGACAGTGGCGGGGGCGACCATCATCTCCCGGCTTCTGGGCGTCGTGCGTGAGCAGGTGATCGCCTACTACTTCGGCGCCGGAGCCGTGACCGACGCCTTCGTCACGGCCTTTCGCATACCGAATCTGCTGCGCGATTTCCTCGCGGAAGGGGCCTTTTCGGCCGCATTCGTCCCGACCTTCTCCACGGTTTTGAAGCGTGATGGTCGGGACGGAGCCTTCGCATTGCTCAACTGCGTGCTCGGTTTGTTCGTCCCCTTTCTGATCGTGCTGTGCGCACTGGGGATCGTGTTCACGCCCCAGATTGCCTCGCTTCTCTCCGGCGGTGTGGAGGCGACACCGGGTAAGATCGCTCTGTTGGTGCTCCTCGCGCGCCTGATGTTCCCGTTTCTCCTGTTGATCGCGTTGGCGGCGGTGCTGATGGGGTCGCTCAACGCCCTGGCGCGCTTCGGCGTCCCCGCATTGGCGCCCGGTGGATTCAACCTCGGCGTGATCGGTGCGACCATTCTCCTCGCCGGTTGGGTCGAGCCGCCGGTTTTGGCCCTGGCGTGGGGCGTGCTGGCGGGCGGCCTTCTGCAATGGGCCGTGCAAGCGCTGGCCATGCGCCGGGTGGGGTTTCGCCACAGGTTGCGTTGGGGATGGTCCGATCCCGATGTGCGGCAGATGCTGCGGCTCATGGTCCCTGCCCTCATCGGGCAGGCCGCCGTGCAGATCAACATCTTTGCGATCACCCGCTTCGCCTGGACATTGGGTGATGGCCCGGTGGCGTATCTCAACTTCGCCTTTCGCGTGCTGTTTGTGCCGTTGGGTGTCTTTGCCGTGGCCGCGGCGACCGTGGGTCTGTCGCGCCTGTCGGAGCGAGTGGCCTCCGGGGATGATGCCGGCGTGCGGGCGATCTTCCATCAGGGGGCACAGGCGGTTCTGTACCTCGTGACACCGACCGCCGTCGCCTTCATGCTGTTGCCGCAGCCGATCTGCGCCGCTCTGTTTCAACGGGGAGAATTCGGCGCCGATGCGACCCTGCACACGGCGCGCGCGCTGGCATACTACTCTCTGGGTCTGCCGGCGATGGCGTTGATCCGTGTCACCGCCCCGCTGTTCTACGCCCACAAGGACACGCGCACGCCGACATGGTGTGGGATCGCCTCAGTGGTCGCCAATCTCGTGGGCATGAACTTGTTGGTTGGTCCTTTGGGGTATGCCGGGCTGGCCCTGTCGGTGGCCGGCGCCGCCACCATCCAAGTCGGCCTGTTGCTGTTGCTGGCGCGGCGCCGCTTCCACGGTCTCCGATATTCGCCGCTGTTCCTTCATCTCGTGATCTTCACCGCCGTGTCATTGGCGAGCGTTGGGATCGGCCTGTGGCTTCTACGCCGTGGTCTGTTGACATGGGTGCCGCTGGGTCGACTGGGACGCACCGTCGCGACGGTCGCCATTGCCGCCGGGCTCTATATCGGGACCACTTGGTTGTTGGGGTATCGGCAGTTGGGGGGACGTCGTCGTTCCGGCTGACGTGGGCACGCAATGAAAATCGACGGCGCGCCCAAATCCGCTGCGATCGTCGCTGCCCGGGGGGCGCGCCATCCCGCGCTCCTTGTGGCATGTTGTCTCGCCGCGGGAATAGCGATGGGCGATCAACTCGGGTGGCAGCCCGCTCTCTGGCTGGTGTTCACCGGGGTCCTGACGATTCTGACCGCATGTCTCTGGCTTTTCAGGCGCCTGTCGTGGCCAATGATCTTGTCATCGATGCTCGTGCTCCTCGCGCTCGGTGCCTGGCGGATTACCGTGGAGCAGGAGGGACGTCCCGCTGCCGGCGTGATCGAGCTGACCGATGCGCACAAGGTCGTCGGCGTCTTCGGACGATTGGCCGGAGTGCCGGTGATGAAGAACGGCGGCTGGCGCGTCGCGTTGGACTTGCACGCTGTCGGCGGCGGCGCAAGCACTGCACCCCTCCGAAGCCGGGTCCAACTGTCGACCACGCATTCCTTGGCCGGGTTTCGGCTGGGCGATTATGTGCGCTTCCAGGGACGGTTCTCCGCGCCGTTCGTGCGTCGCAATCCCGGTGGTTTCGACTACGCACGGCATCTGTATCGTCTCGGCATCGACGCGACAGTCACCCCGCGTGGAACACTGACACATTGGCCGCAGCCGGAGGCGATGTGGTCCCTGGCCAATCTGGTCGAGCCGGTCCGCCGCTGGGTGCGTGGGGTCTTCACGGCGCACCTTGCCGCGGAGCCAGCGGCGTTGATGCTGGGGTTTCTCCTGGGTGACACTGACCGCCTCCCCCCCGACGTGTTCAATCTCTTTCGCGAGGCGGGGGCCCTGCATCTGTTGGCCGTGTCGGGGACCAATGTCTGGTTGATGATCGGCGTTTTCTATCTTCCCTTGCGGCTGTTGCCGCTCGGGCGGCGACTGCGTGCCCTCATACTCGTCGCCGGCGTCATCCTCTTTTCCTATCTCACACGCAACGAGCCGTCGGTCGTGCGGGCCTCGCTGATGGTCGTGTTCGCGCTGGCGGGCCGGCTGTTCTGGCGTCCGGTTCACCTCCTCAATGCCGTGGGAGCTGCAGCGATGATGATACTCCTGGTTGCTCCATCCCACCTGTTTCGCGCCGGATTTCAGATGTCGGTGGTGGCGGTCATCGCGATCATCGTGACCGTGCCATATGTGCGGCAGTCGCGGCTTTGGCCGCAACGGCGCTGGCTACGGGCTCCCGTGGTCTTGGCTGTCTCCTCGCTGGCCGCGACCGCTGCCACCATGCCGATCACGGCGGCGCATTTCGGTGTGGCGACGCCGGTTGGAGCGCTGTCCAGTCTGGTGATGGTGCCCCTGGCTGGGGTGACCACCCAACTCGGCGTGGCCCTTCTGGCCGCGCATGCACTCTGGGGACCGCTGGCGGGATGGGTGGCCTGGGCGCTCTCGCTGACGCTTGCCGCGACGGTCGCATGTGCGCGGTTCTTCGGCGGTGCCATGGGGGGGATGATCCCGTGGTCGTCGCCGTCAATCTGGGTCGTACTGCACTGCGTTGTCCCGGCCGTTCTGATCCTCAACTGGCGCCATCGCTATCGCTGGTGGCGGCCTTGCGCCTACTATCTGACGGCACTGTTGGTTGGGCTTGGTGTTCGGACGGCGGTGTCGACGCCGGAACCGTCCGCCAAACTCGCCTTTCTCGATACGGGGAGGCAACGGGTGGCGGCGGTCGCGTCCGGGGATAGCGTCGTCTGGTTGGCCGACGATCCCGGAATCGATGCCGAATTGCAGCAATGGGTGGTGGGGCCCTTTGCGAGAGCTGAGCTTGGCGCTCCACCGCCGTCCGGTTGGATGCCATGGCGCCGGGCCGTGGAAGCCCATTCGACGATGGTGACTCCAGCGGGAAGCGATGCAATGGCTTCGCCGCGCCATTGGCGACGTTTCGTCTCTCCGCTGGAAGGGACGGTGCTCGATCATCGGGTTTGGGCTGATCAATGGGCCACTCCCGAAGACACCGTGATTCTCATTCGTGATTGGCCGGATGATGATTCCGGGCTCTGCCGTCGTTTGGCCGCCGTGACCGGCCCGGGCCACGTCGCCATACTACCCTGTTTTGCGGCGACTTCATGGCTGCGAGCGGCGATCGACGTCCTCCGTCCGCGATGTGTCGTTCTCTATGGGAACGAAGCCCCGCGGAGCTTGCTCAGCGGAAATCTGTCGTTTTGGCGGCTCCGCTATCCCTCCATCGCCTTCCACTCCACGGTGGTGCATGGTGGGGTGGTCCTCACGTGGCAACGCCATGGCGTGCGCGTCACTCCGACGATCACTGATGCGGCACCGGGCCCAGCCGGGCCTTCCACGTATTAAGACCGCCGCCGTTTGCCCCGATAATCCAATAGAGGTACCCGACCATCACGCCGGTGCCGGCGTTGAGGTTTGGGCGGGACAGTCGATGAGCTTTGCCGGGAATCTCAAGACCGTCTCATTCGGAGACGTGCTGCAACTGATCTCGACCGGTCGCAAGACCGGGGCGCTGCTGTTGCAGCGTCCGCAGCGCAGCAAGAAGGTCTTCTTCCGCAACGGCGACATCATCGCCGCCTCGTCCGATCCGCCCGTCGACGAGGAACGTTTGGGTCAACTGCTTTTGCGACGGGGACACCTGACGGATCTGGACCTGGAGCGCGCGCTGAAGCGCCAGAGATCGACCAATCGTCGACTGGGGCAGATCCTGGTGGAGTTGGGCGTCGTCAGCCGGGATGTGATCACGACCTCCCTGCGTGCCCAAGTGGAGGAGATCGTCTACAGCATCTTTGGCTGGCCGGACGGCGAGTTCCGTTTCATCGAAGGAGAGGCGCCGGAGTCCTCGCAGATACTGGTCGATCTCAATGCGCTCAACGCCATGATGGAAGGCGCCCGTCGGTTTGACGAATACTCGGAGATCGCCCATGCACTGCCGTCGGAAGATACGGTGCTGCGGATCGTTCCATCCCCCCATCTGACACAGTCGGAAATCGTGCTGTCGGCGGAGGACGTCGATGTGCTGGCAGCGGTCGATGGGACACGTTCGGTGGGGCAGATCGTCGGTGCCGGAGCGTATGGGGAGTACGCGGCCTCCAAGTCGTTGCACAAGCTGTTGTCCTCCAGTCTGGTGGCGCCCTGTCCGGAGATGGCCGATGCCACACGTCGCAAAGCGGACGAAGGGGAGGTCTATTCTGTCGTACTGAAGCTGTACTCTCATGCCCTCGAGTCGATTCACAAGGTGCTCGTGGATTACCTTGGCCAGGCAGGTGAGCGCGTGTATTTCCGGCTCCCGGAGAGTTGCCCGCGCGACTCGTGGGGGATCACGGCCGCCTTGATCGACATTCAGGCCGCGAAGGACCCGGAGGGATTTCGGGAGCGCGCGCGCAAGATTCCCGCCCCGGTCCGCCTGCATCGCGTGCTGGACCTCGCGGAGTGTCTTCTCGCCGCGGCGCTTGGCGCACTGCGTGACCGGCTTGGGCCGCGCATTGCCAACGGGGTCGTGGCGGTGATCCAGAAGGATCTGGCGTTCTATCTGGCGCAGAAACGCTCCCTGGTGGAAGAGTACGACATTCAGACCGAATTCTTGGAAACACTCAAGGGGAAATAGACCATGCTGGCGCAAGCAATCGTTATGATCGGGGAGTTGATGTCCGGGTCACAAACCGGTGCGTCAACCGTGGAATCCGGAGACACGGCGTTGCCACCCGGTTCGTTCTTGCTGGGTGCCCTCGCACTCCTGGTTGTGTTCGCCTGCCTTCTGGCCGCGTTCAAGGTCCATACCGCCATCCGCGGCGGTCGATTGGGACAGGGATGGCTCTTTCTGACATTCGGCTTCACTGTGCTGGGCAGCGCGCAGTTGCTGCTGTTCATCGGGCAAGTGGGTCTTGTGCCTCTCTGGCTGGTGTGGGTCGACGCCCTCCGGGTCGTATCGCTGCTCCTGCTGTTGATCGGTGTCAGCCGTATCCGGAAGGTCCTGGCGTGATCTTCCTGTCGGCGACGATCTGCCGTGACGGCAACATCTTCGCGTCCCATGCCTTCCCGGCCATGGCCCCACGCCAGGCCACTCGAGTCTTGGCACTTCGCCGGTAAAGTCACGCCGCGCGAAAGTCGATATCAATAATTGTCCTATGAGAAGACTCCCGCTGCAGTCGGAGGGCGACTTTCCGGCGCATCGGGGGCGGGCTTGGGGTCCATCGTCACCGGAACCGTATGCTGAGCGTTGCACACCTCGACGAGCGCATTGAGAAGTGCCTGGCGATTCTGGCGGACAATCCGCATTCGCAGGTCTTTGCCGCGTTGGCCGAGGCCTACCGCAAGCGCGGCGACTTCGGCCGTGCCTTTTCGATCTGCCGGGGCGGGTTGAAACACCACCCGAACTACGCTCCGGCGCACCTCGTGCTGGCCAAGTTGTACCTGCATCAGGGGATGGTGGTGGAGTCGTTGGCCTCTCTGCAACGTGCGGCAGAGATCGACGGCGCGACGCGAGCCACCGATTTCGTTGAGGCCGAGATCCGCCTGGCGATGGGGGACGTCGAAAGTGCGCGCACCATCATCGATCGTCTCCGCGCCACCGACCGCCACGATCCCGTCGTCAAAGATCTCGGTGACCGTCTCAAGGGGCTTCAACAGGCCGCCGCCTCTGCATCGTCGCACATCGCGGAGTCGGCGCCGCCGGTGACCACCAGGACAGAGTTGCTACCGGGAGATACCGTCGAGTCGGCGACACACTCGATCATCGACTGGCCCCAATGGAGCAGCGTCGTGCGGGAGCAGCCGCACGTGACCTGTGCCTTTGTGTTTGTGCCGTCGGATCCGGCCGGCGGCGCGGCGACCGTGGAGGTCGAAGCGCCTCCATCGCCATCGCCGATCGCCATGGTCTGTGCCCGTCTGTTTCAGGAGGCAGGGGCAGAGCTGAGCCGCGCCGGTGGGGGCAGTCTCGACGAATTGCGCGTCGAACACCCCGGCGGCGAGGTCTGGTGCCGTCGCTACGGCGACCGTGTCGTGGGCTTCGCCGGCGATGCGGGTCTGTCGTTTGGCGCCGTGCGCCGGATTGCACTCAACACGGCTGAACGCGTGAACGCATGCACTGTCGATTCGACATCAACCTGTTGACGAGGATGACGGAATGCCCAGCGCCCCAAGACGTCGCGCCGCCGCCCCCGGCGTTCTGGTTCGTCAGACGGTTCTCTACACCGGCGCGGTGATCGCCGTGCCTCTGATGCTGTACCCCCGGCGGTTGGGGTTCCCCTCCCTCGAGTTGAACCCGACTTTGGGCGTGCTGGAGTGGGGCTTCTATCTGGGCGTGTTCGTTGTCGCCGGCCTGCAGGTCTCCTGGTCGACGCGCATCGTGGCGGCGGGGTTCACGGTTCTTTACCGGTTGTTGACCGGTGTGTTCTTGGGCACGTTGATCGTCGCGGCTCATGGCCGTCCCTGGGGCGCGACGATGTTCGAGATGATGTGGTCGTACCCTCTGGCGGTCATACCACAGGTGCTGTTGGCGCCGATCGTCCTGCGACCGGTGTGGGAGCGACTGTTGGTTGATGGGATGGCCCGTGGCGCCCGCCGCCCGGTCACTTCACAACGGCGCGTTGTCATCGGGGATCGCACCGGGCTCCGTCCGTCCGCCTCGGCGGCCCGGCTGGCATCGACCATGCCGCCGACCAGTGCGAAGCCGTACGAGCCGTCACTCGATGATGCCGTTTCCTATGTCGGTGAGTACGACGGCGTGCGGATGTCCTGGATTGTGGACGGTGAGGGGCTGCCGCTGGCCGTGTGG
It encodes:
- a CDS encoding ComEC/Rec2 family competence protein — translated: MKIDGAPKSAAIVAARGARHPALLVACCLAAGIAMGDQLGWQPALWLVFTGVLTILTACLWLFRRLSWPMILSSMLVLLALGAWRITVEQEGRPAAGVIELTDAHKVVGVFGRLAGVPVMKNGGWRVALDLHAVGGGASTAPLRSRVQLSTTHSLAGFRLGDYVRFQGRFSAPFVRRNPGGFDYARHLYRLGIDATVTPRGTLTHWPQPEAMWSLANLVEPVRRWVRGVFTAHLAAEPAALMLGFLLGDTDRLPPDVFNLFREAGALHLLAVSGTNVWLMIGVFYLPLRLLPLGRRLRALILVAGVILFSYLTRNEPSVVRASLMVVFALAGRLFWRPVHLLNAVGAAAMMILLVAPSHLFRAGFQMSVVAVIAIIVTVPYVRQSRLWPQRRWLRAPVVLAVSSLAATAATMPITAAHFGVATPVGALSSLVMVPLAGVTTQLGVALLAAHALWGPLAGWVAWALSLTLAATVACARFFGGAMGGMIPWSSPSIWVVLHCVVPAVLILNWRHRYRWWRPCAYYLTALLVGLGVRTAVSTPEPSAKLAFLDTGRQRVAAVASGDSVVWLADDPGIDAELQQWVVGPFARAELGAPPPSGWMPWRRAVEAHSTMVTPAGSDAMASPRHWRRFVSPLEGTVLDHRVWADQWATPEDTVILIRDWPDDDSGLCRRLAAVTGPGHVAILPCFAATSWLRAAIDVLRPRCVVLYGNEAPRSLLSGNLSFWRLRYPSIAFHSTVVHGGVVLTWQRHGVRVTPTITDAAPGPAGPSTY
- a CDS encoding tetratricopeptide repeat protein; protein product: MLSVAHLDERIEKCLAILADNPHSQVFAALAEAYRKRGDFGRAFSICRGGLKHHPNYAPAHLVLAKLYLHQGMVVESLASLQRAAEIDGATRATDFVEAEIRLAMGDVESARTIIDRLRATDRHDPVVKDLGDRLKGLQQAAASASSHIAESAPPVTTRTELLPGDTVESATHSIIDWPQWSSVVREQPHVTCAFVFVPSDPAGGAATVEVEAPPSPSPIAMVCARLFQEAGAELSRAGGGSLDELRVEHPGGEVWCRRYGDRVVGFAGDAGLSFGAVRRIALNTAERVNACTVDSTSTC
- the murJ gene encoding murein biosynthesis integral membrane protein MurJ — its product is MPNPDAPDSHSPPAGSPDQTAPARLARQTQTVAGATIISRLLGVVREQVIAYYFGAGAVTDAFVTAFRIPNLLRDFLAEGAFSAAFVPTFSTVLKRDGRDGAFALLNCVLGLFVPFLIVLCALGIVFTPQIASLLSGGVEATPGKIALLVLLARLMFPFLLLIALAAVLMGSLNALARFGVPALAPGGFNLGVIGATILLAGWVEPPVLALAWGVLAGGLLQWAVQALAMRRVGFRHRLRWGWSDPDVRQMLRLMVPALIGQAAVQINIFAITRFAWTLGDGPVAYLNFAFRVLFVPLGVFAVAAATVGLSRLSERVASGDDAGVRAIFHQGAQAVLYLVTPTAVAFMLLPQPICAALFQRGEFGADATLHTARALAYYSLGLPAMALIRVTAPLFYAHKDTRTPTWCGIASVVANLVGMNLLVGPLGYAGLALSVAGAATIQVGLLLLLARRRFHGLRYSPLFLHLVIFTAVSLASVGIGLWLLRRGLLTWVPLGRLGRTVATVAIAAGLYIGTTWLLGYRQLGGRRRSG
- the rpsT gene encoding 30S ribosomal protein S20, with amino-acid sequence MAKHLSVEKRHRQSETRNRRNRVVKSRVRAAVKEYQSASTPETRREALKQVASVADQAAVKRVIHKNKAARIKSRLARKVNAAAAPSAS
- a CDS encoding NAD(P)/FAD-dependent oxidoreductase; the protein is MNRRFDVIVIGAGPAGGLAALTAARAGCHTVLIEKHARIGEPLCCAEGISTSGLTDNVELDPTWVDATIERCYLETAGGAILEFSHPKAGFVLSRRRFEQGLADRAAAAGCEVMTNAEAIGLLDARDGRFGGVRVQVDGHAVDVNGEVIIAADGIESLVARWAGMDTTLSVDHLDSGAQLRLDNIPDLDPSRMEFYFGTQVAPGGYAWVFPKGDRSANVGLALAPSVARGRKAMSLLLDFVRRRMRGATIGACPRMVGGIPEFSGRRFMLANNVLVTGDAARLLDSLTGAGIANALSSGRMAAEASIEYLADGRSDLRLLRRYPERWMAARGRQMRYFLWARQIFLRMTDADMDAAIRSLQGQYHQQTFTHIDPIETIKRALRARPALLRLARHLVW
- a CDS encoding DUF4388 domain-containing protein; amino-acid sequence: MSFAGNLKTVSFGDVLQLISTGRKTGALLLQRPQRSKKVFFRNGDIIAASSDPPVDEERLGQLLLRRGHLTDLDLERALKRQRSTNRRLGQILVELGVVSRDVITTSLRAQVEEIVYSIFGWPDGEFRFIEGEAPESSQILVDLNALNAMMEGARRFDEYSEIAHALPSEDTVLRIVPSPHLTQSEIVLSAEDVDVLAAVDGTRSVGQIVGAGAYGEYAASKSLHKLLSSSLVAPCPEMADATRRKADEGEVYSVVLKLYSHALESIHKVLVDYLGQAGERVYFRLPESCPRDSWGITAALIDIQAAKDPEGFRERARKIPAPVRLHRVLDLAECLLAAALGALRDRLGPRIANGVVAVIQKDLAFYLAQKRSLVEEYDIQTEFLETLKGK
- a CDS encoding 4Fe-4S binding protein, whose amino-acid sequence is MTTVELTLDVDACAECGLCVAVCAYDALVLRATGLEIIQSECVLCDACVVACPTEALQIE